A region from the Bacteroidota bacterium genome encodes:
- the bshA gene encoding N-acetyl-alpha-D-glucosaminyl L-malate synthase BshA produces MKIGIVCYPTYGGSGVVATELGKALADKGYKVHFITYKQPFRLDSFHENIFFHEVNFSNYPLFEYPPYETALASKIVDVALFEKLDLLHVHYAIPHASAAYIAKQILKEKNYHLPFITTLHGTDITLVGKDETFIPVVTFSINQSDGITSVSQSLKDDTYTNFDIVKDIEVIPNFIDFSRFKKLDKEHFRQVIAKNGEKIIVHTSNFRKVKRVEDVVQVFCRIKEQIPAKLLLIGDGPERQNVEKLTRQVCMEDDVYFLGKQEAVEELLAIADLFILPSETESFGLAALEAMACEVPVISTNTGGIPEINIQGVTGYLSNVGDVEDMAKNAMLILKDEETLKQFKKNAIMQANKFSLENILPQYEAYYKKVLAQGGNRK; encoded by the coding sequence ATGAAAATTGGAATAGTTTGTTACCCAACCTACGGAGGAAGCGGGGTTGTAGCCACAGAACTTGGGAAAGCCTTGGCAGATAAGGGCTACAAAGTGCATTTTATCACCTATAAACAACCTTTTCGCCTGGATTCTTTCCACGAGAACATTTTTTTTCATGAAGTGAACTTCAGCAATTATCCCCTTTTTGAATATCCGCCATATGAAACTGCACTTGCCAGCAAAATAGTGGATGTGGCTCTTTTTGAGAAATTGGACCTGCTTCACGTGCATTATGCCATTCCGCATGCAAGTGCTGCTTATATCGCAAAACAAATTCTGAAGGAAAAAAATTATCATCTTCCATTCATCACAACTTTACATGGAACTGATATTACTTTAGTGGGCAAGGATGAAACATTTATTCCGGTTGTTACATTTTCTATTAACCAAAGTGATGGTATTACCTCAGTATCTCAAAGTTTGAAAGATGATACTTATACAAATTTTGATATTGTAAAAGATATTGAAGTAATTCCCAATTTTATAGATTTCAGCAGATTTAAAAAACTCGACAAAGAACATTTCCGACAGGTAATTGCAAAAAACGGAGAGAAAATAATTGTACACACTTCCAATTTCAGAAAAGTAAAAAGAGTTGAAGATGTTGTACAGGTTTTTTGCAGAATTAAAGAACAAATTCCTGCAAAATTATTATTGATTGGCGACGGGCCCGAAAGACAAAACGTAGAAAAATTAACACGCCAGGTTTGTATGGAGGATGATGTTTATTTTCTTGGCAAACAAGAAGCTGTAGAAGAGTTATTGGCAATTGCAGATCTCTTTATTCTCCCTTCAGAAACAGAAAGTTTCGGTTTAGCAGCATTGGAAGCAATGGCTTGCGAAGTGCCGGTTATCTCCACAAACACCGGCGGTATTCCGGAAATTAATATTCAAGGTGTTACCGGTTATTTAAGTAATGTTGGCGATGTGGAAGATATGGCAAAAAACGCAATGCTTATTTTAAAGGATGAAGAAACACTTAAACAATTCAAAAAAAATGCAATAATGCAGGCGAATAAGTTTTCGCTGGAAAATATACTTCCTCAGTATGAAGCGTATTACAAAAAAGTGCTGGCGCAGGGGGGGAATAGGAAGTAG